One segment of Chionomys nivalis chromosome 1, mChiNiv1.1, whole genome shotgun sequence DNA contains the following:
- the LOC130887205 gene encoding prolactin-inducible protein homolog, with translation MPSLQVLYQPGAVMRLLIVCLILETAHGQHDWRNLLSLNIKISPMKNANQFEVKLTITNNENKCMAVKVSTEDNPNIKYLSAHATYTACICATNDFFWEIQVSAKTFLQAKTEVVSAKGICSDGEQTYPVTTYMRTVAHKILVTP, from the exons ATGCCTTCTCTTCAAGTTCTCTACCAGCCCGGAGCTGTTATGCGTCTCCTGATTGTGTGCTTAATTCTGGAGACTGCCCATGGTCAACATGATTG GCGCAATCTCCTTTCACTAAACATAAAAATTTCTCCaatgaaaaatgcaaatcaatttGAAGTGAAACTCACAATtacaaacaatgaaaataaatgtatggCG GTCAAAGTCAGCACTGAGGACAACCCAAACATCAAGTACCTCAGTGCTCATGCAACATACACAGCTTGCATATGTGCCACAAATGACTTCTTCTGGGAAATCCAAGTCTCTG caAAAACTTTCCTACAAGCAAAAACAGAAGTTGTGTCAGCTAAGGGCATATGTTCTGATGGTGAGCAAACATACCCAGTAACCACCTACATGAGAACTGTTGCTCATAAAATCCTTGTAACACCGTAA